One segment of Taeniopygia guttata chromosome 17, bTaeGut7.mat, whole genome shotgun sequence DNA contains the following:
- the ABCA2 gene encoding ATP-binding cassette sub-family A member 2 isoform X5 — MPTLVRALVQVGQQGQGRCWALVVTPCDDGLSLCFSVCPGEGEPSCQHGPAAERRCQGSCLGADIRSVLCGFSFGFLFLFAHVFFFFPTISPACLPFMPQLHVPVSFYTAAPLTSAGILPVMQSLCPDGQRDEFGFLQYSNSTVTQILEHLSEAVEQSSLFDPQHPGLEEELESLRRHLEALSSPEPSSMETHFSSQAGSSFTLAWAAKDQGELRRFLMQNLSLPNSTAELLLGSSIDLREVYRQFFDSFPLVPDETRERDLWDEFGPSKKMTQLEKSLPSGWRSLQEQVVHRVLQDPVAAPHHPALLRMLSQALGLTSTAVAPSSAISDSPQAIVTEMENVLFTGPALEQLTCEQYPGGLHRLLRVSPRQQPLLAAYRALACNGSQTIRQERFAQLASELQKQLDTPKIVSRLKLEEVNSTATQHRLRALLEDLVEMEKVLQDMDILSALAKLLPRGACASKAVPPMANSTSWASTNATAGNATAEEEESAGESPSGTDSRQGQFSAFVQLWAGLQPILCGNNRTIEPEALKQGNMSSLGFTSKEQRNLGLLVHLMTSNPKILYAPVGTEVDKVILKANETFAFVGNVTHYARAWLNISPEIRAYLEEGRLQRRIHWLQQLTADLHKHPEILNVSDSDVLHNFLNGNFSLPNASILLQQLDTIDNAACSWVRFMAKVSVDIFKGFPDEESIVNYTLNQAYQDNVTVFASVIFQTNRDGSLPPHVTYKIRQNSSFTEKTNEIRRAYWRPGPNTGGRFYFLYGFVWIQDMMERALINTFVGHDVVEPGNYVQMFPYPCYTRDDFLFVIEHMMPLCMVISWVYSVAMMIQHIVTEKEHRLKEVMKMMGLNNAVHWVAWFITGFVQLSISVTALTAILKYGKVLMHSDVLIIWLFLAIYAVATIMFCFLVSVLYSKAKLASACGGIIYFLSYVPYMYVAIREEVAHDKITAFEKCIASLMSTTAFGLGSKYFALYEVAGVGIQWHTFSQSPVEGDDFNLLLSMMMLVVDAMVYGVLTWYIEAVHPGMFGLPRPWYFPFQKSYWLGNGRVETWEWTWPWSRNTRLSIMEEDQACAMESRRLEETRGIEEEPTHLPLVVCIDKLTKVYKTDKKLALNKLSLNLYENQVVSFLGHNGAGKTTTMSILTGLFPPTSGSATIYGHDIRTEMDKIRKNLGMCPQHNVLFDRLTVEEHLWFYSQLKSMAEEEIRKEMDKMIEDLELSNKRHCQVQTLSGGMKRKLSVAIAFVGGSRAVILDEPTAGVDPYARRAIWDLILKYKPGRTILLSTHHMDEADLLGDRIAIISHGKLKCCGSPLFLKSTYGDGYKLTVVKKQSDTRNGTEPGHSPLSHSSVSPCSEPRVSQFIKKYVASCLLISDTNTELSYILPSEAVKKGCFERLFQHLEQNLEELDLTSFGLMDTTLEEVFLKVSEEDQSLENSDVDMKESKDALQPPASELGPKSEANGEPLAKAAVPEKPEVELSNLVTCSKLAQSQASLRSVSSVGSVRGDEGGAYSEFFGDYAPLFDNRQDPDNISLQEQEAEVEAEDRDLAGRGSFKLEGSWLKLRQFHGLIIKRFHCAKRNTKALFSQILLPAFFVCVAMTVALSVPEIGDLPPLILSPSQYHNYTQPKGNFIPYANEERHEYRIRLSPDASPQQLVNTFHLPSGVGATCVLKTPFNNTLDQPMQTLNLNSNESKMLAAKYFDAMCIDSFTQGLPLSNFVPPPPSPAPSDYPMSMDEDLLHAWNSTTFSTVKGTVTSAPALPRIIHEPIKCTCSMQGTGFSCPSGVGGHPPQMKVVTGDILTDITGRNVSEYLLYTSDRFRLHRYGALTFGNVQKSIPASFGARAPATVRKIAVRRTAQVFYNNKGYHSMPTYLNALNNAILRANLPKSKGNPAAYGITVTNHPMNKTSASLSLDYLLQGTDVVIAIFIIVAMSFVPASFVVFLVAEKATKAKHLQFVSGCDPVIYWLANYMWDMLNYLVPATCCIIILFVFDLPAYTSPTNFPAVLSLFLLYGWSITPIMYPASFWFEVPSSAYVFLIVINLFIGITATVATFLLQLFEHDKDLKVVNSYLKSCFLVFPNYNLGHGLMEMAYNEYINEYYAKIGQFDKMKSPFEWDIVTRGLVAMTIEGFVGFFITIMCQYNFFRKPQCLPVSTKPIEDDIDVANERHRVLRGDADNDMLKIENLTKVYKSRKIGRILAVDRLCVGVRPGECFGLLGVNGAGKTTTFKMLTGDESTTGGEAFINGHSILKELLQVQQSLGYCPQFDALFDELTAQEHLELYTRLRGIPWKDEERVVKWALKKLELTKYADKPASTYSGGNKRKLSTAIALIGYPAFIFLDEPTTGMDPKARRFLWNLILDVIKTGRSVVLTSHSMEECEALCTRLAIMVNGRLKCLGSIQHLKNRFGDGYMITVRTKSSLNIKEVVRFFNRNFPEAVLKERHHTKAQYQLKSDQISLAQVFSKMEQVVDVLGIEDYSVSQTTLDNVFVNFAKKQSDNLEQQETSPNSVLQSPLEHVLSLLRPRTAPTELRALVVEEQEDLETDDEGLISFEEERAQLSFNTDTLC, encoded by the exons ATGCCCACCTTGGTGCGTGCCCTGGTCCAGGtgggacagcagggccaggggagatgctgggcactggtggtgACCCCATGTGACGATGGTTTGAGCCTGTGTTTCAGTGTGTGTCCCGGCGAGGGAGAGCCCAGCTGTCAGCACGGTCCAGCTGCGGAAAGGCGCTGCCAGGGTTCCTGCCTTGGCGCTGACATACGCTCTGTGTTGTGTGGTTTTTCgtttggttttttgttcctttttgctcatgttttctttttctttcccaccatctcccctgcctgcctgcccttCATGCCTCAACTGCATGTGCCAGTCT CTTTCTACACGGCGGCCCCACTCACATCAGCCGGGATCCTGCCAGTCATGCAGTCCCTGTGCCCTGACGGCCAGCGTGATGAGTTTGGCTTTCTGCAGTACTCCAACTCCAC GGTGACACAGATTCTGGAGCACCTCAGCGAGGCAGTAGAGCAAAGCAGCCTCTTCGACCCGCAGCATCCAGGactggaggaggagctggagtcGCTGCGCCGGCACCTGGAGGCCCTcagcagccctgagcccagctccatggagacccACTTCAGCAGCCAAGCAG GGTCCAGCTTCACACTGGCTTGGGCAGCCAAAGACCAGGGTGAGCTGCGTCGCTTCCTGATGCAGAACCTCTCTCTGCCcaacagcacagctgagctgctcctgggctcTAGCATTGACCTGCGGGAG GTGTACCGGCAGTTTTTTGATTCCTTTCCTTTGGTACCTGATGAGACCCGTGAGCGAGACCTGTGGGATGAGTTTGGCCCCAGCAAGAAGATGACACAGCTGGAG AAGAGTCTACCCAGTGGCTGGAGGAGCCTGCAGGAACAGGTGGTTCACAGGGTGCTGCAGGACCCAGTGGCAGCCCCACACCATCCGGCACTGCTCCGCATGCTCTCCCAGGCCCTGGGCctcaccagcactgctgtggcacCCAGCAGTGCCATCTCTGATAGCCCCCAGGCCATTGTCACCGAGATGGAG AATGTCCTCTTCACCGGGCCAGCGCTGGAGCAGCTGACATGTGAGCAGTACCCAGGGGGACTGCACCGCCTCCTGCGCGTGTcccccaggcagcagccactgctggcAGCATACCGGGCACTGGCCTGCAATGGCAGCCAAACCATCCGCCAGGAGCGCTTTGCCCAGCTGGCCTCCGAGCTCCAGAAGCAGCTGGACACCCCGAAGATAGTCAGCAGG CTGAAGCTGGAGGAAGTGAACAGCACAGCTACCCAGCACCGCCTCCGTGCCCTCCTCGAGGACTTGGTGGAGATGGAGAAGGTTCTCCAGGACATGGACATCCTCTCAGCACTGGCTAAGCTGCTGCCCAGGGGAGCCTGTGCCAGCAAGGCCGTGCCACCCATGGCCAACAGCACCAGCTGGGCCAGCACCAATGCCACGGCTGGCAATGCCacagcagaggaggaagagagcGCTGGGGAGAGCCCGTCTGGCACCGACAGCCGCCAGGGGCAGTTCTCAGCGTTCGTGCAGCTCTGGGCGGGGCTGCAGCCCATCCTCTGCGGCAACAACCG GACCATTGAGCCTGAGGCACTGAAGCAGGGCAACATGAGCTCGCTTGGCTTCACCAGCAAGGAGCAGCGAAACTTGGGCCTCCTTGTGCATCTGATGACCagcaaccccaaaatcctgtaTGCACCTGTGGGCACCGAAGTTGACAAGGTCATCCTGAAG GCCAACGAGACCTTCGCCTTTGTGGGCAATGTCACCCACTACGCCAGGGCATGGCTGAACATCTCCCCTGAGATCCGAGCCTACCTGGAGGAGGGCAGGCTGCAGAGGCGCATCCACTGGCTCCAGCAG TTGACCGCTGACCTCCACAAGCACCCAGAGATCCTGAATGTCTCTGACAGTGATGTTCTCCACAACTTTCTCAATGGCAACTTCTCCCTGCCCAATGCCAgcatcctgctccagcagctggataCCATTGACaatgctgcctgcagctgggtCCGCTTCATGGCCAAG GTCAGCGTGGACATCTTCAAAGGCTTCCCAGATGAAGAGAGCATTGTCAACTACACACTGAACCAAGCCTATCAGGACAATGTCACGGTCTTTGCCA GCGTCATCTTCCAGACTAACAGGGATGGCTCATTGCCTCCCCATGTCACGTACAAGATCCGTCAGAATTCCAGCTTCACAGAGAAGACCAATGAGATCCGGCGGGCATATTGGCGGCCTGGCCCCAACACTGGCGGCCGCTTCTACTTCCTCTACGGCTTTGTCTGGATCCAGG ACATGATGGAGCGCGCCCTCATCAACACATTTGTTGGCCATGATGTGGTGGAGCCTGGCAACTATGTACAGATGTTCCCGTACCCATGTTATACCCGAGATGA CTTTCTCTTTGTCATCGAGCACATGATGCCCCTCTGCATGGTGATCTCCTGGGTCTATTCAGTGGCCATGATGATCCAGCACATTGTGACAGAGAAGGAGCATCGCCTGAAAGAG GTGATGAAGATGATGGGCCTGAACAATGCGGTGCACTGGGTGGCTTGGTTCATTACTGGCTTTGTCCAGCTCTCCATCTCAGTCACAGCACTCACTGCCATTCTCAAGTACGGCAAGGTCTTGATGCATAGCGACGTCCTCATCATATGGCTCTTCCTTGCCATCTATGCTGTGGCCACCATCATGTTCTG CTTTCTGGTGTCAGTGCTCTACTCCAAGGCCAAGCTGGCCTCTGCCTGTGGCGGCATCATCTACTTCCTCAGCTATGTGCCCTACATGTATGTGGCCATCCGGGAGGAGGTAGCCCATGACAAGATCACGGCCTTTGAAAAGTGCATTGCG TCCCTCATGTCCACCACGGCCTTTGGGTTGGGCTCCAAGTACTTTGCGCTGTATGAGGTGGCTGGTGTGGGTATCCAGTGGCACACCTTCAGCCAGTCACCCGTGGAAGGAGATGACTTCAACCTCCTGCTGTCCATGATGATGCTGGTCGTGGATGCCATGGTGTATGGGGTTCTTACGTGGTACATCGAGGCCGTGCACCCGG GCATGTTCGGCCTGCCACGGCCCTGGTACTTCCCTTTCCAGAAGTCTTATTGGCTGGGCAATGGGCGCGTGGAGACCTGGGAGTGGACCTGGCCATGGTCACGCAACACCCGCCTCAGCATCATGGAGGAGGATCAGGCCTGTGCCATGGAAAGCCGGAGGCTGG AGGAGACAAGGGGCATCGAGGAGGAGCCAACCCATCTCCCCTTAGTCGTCTGCATTGACAAGCTCACCAAAGTCTACAAGACAGACAAGAAGCTGGCGCTAAACAAGCTGAGCCTCAACCTCTACGAGAACCAGGTTGTGTCCTTCCTGGGGCACAATGGTGCAGGCAAGACCACCACCAT GTCCATCCTCACTGGCTTGTTCCCTCCAACATCGGGCTCTGCTACCATCTATGGCCATGATATCCGTACGGAGATGGACAAGATCCGGAAGAACCTCGGCATGTGTCCCCAGCATAATGTGCTCTTTGACAGGCTGACAGTGGAGGAGCATCTCTGGTTCTACTCGCAGCTCAAGAGCATGGCGGAGGAGGAGATCCGCAAGGAGATGGACAA gatGATTGAGGACCTGGAACTCTCCAACAAACGGCACTGCCAGGTGCAGACTCTCTCAGGCGGCATGAAGAGGAAGCTGTCGGTGGCCATTGCCTTTGTGGGTGGGTCACGGGCGGTTATCTTGGATGAGCCCACAGCTGGTGTAGACCCATATGCCCGAAGGGCCATCTGGGACCTCATCCTCAAGTACAAACCag GGAGGACCATCTTGCTCTCCACACACCACATGGATGAGGCTGACCTGCTGGGGGACCGCATCGCCATCATCTCCCATGGCAAGCTCAAGTGCTGTGGTTCCCCACTGTTCCTCAAGAGCACCTATGGTGACGGCTACAAGCTGACAGTGGTGAAGAAGCAGTCGGACACCAGGAATGGCACAG AGCCAGGCCACAGCCCCCTGAGCCACTCCTCTGTCAgcccctgctctgagcctcGTGTCTCCCAGTTCATCAAGAAGTATGTGGCCTCCTGCCTCCTCATCTCAGACACCAACACAGAGCTCTCCTACATCCTGCCCAGTGAGGCTGTCAAGAAGGGCTGTTTTGAGAGACTCTTCCAG CACTTGGAGCAGAACCTGGAAGAGCTGGACCTCACCAGTTTTGGGCTGATGGACACCACGCTGGAGGAGGTCTTCCTGAAGGTGTCTGAGGAGGACCAGTCTCTGGAGAACAGTGACGTGG acaTGAAGGAGTCCAAGGATGCCCTGCAACCACCTGCTTCTGAGCTGGGTCCAAAGTCTGAAGCCAACGGGGAGCCCCTGGCCAAAGCGGCCGTGCCAGAGAAGCCCGAGGTGGAGCTCAGCAACCTGGTGACCTGCTCCAAGCTGGCGCAGTCGCAGGCATCCCTGCGCTCAGTGTCTTCGGTGGGCTCTGTGCGTGGCGATGAAGGTGGGGCTTATTCTGAATTCTTTGGGGATTACGCGCCCCTGTTCGATAACCGGCAGGACCCTGATAACATCAGTCTGCAAG AGCAAGAAGCAGAGGTGGAAGCAGAGGACCGTGACCTGGCAGGTCGGGGAAGCTTCAAGCTGGAAGGCTCGTGGCTGAAGCTGCGTCAGTTCCATGGGCTGATCATCAAACGCTTCCACTGCGCCAAGCGCAACACCAAGGCCCTCTTCTCACAGATCCTCCTGCCTGCCTTTTTCGTCTGCGTGGCCATGACTGTGGCGCTCTCCGTGCCCGAAATAG GTGACCTGCCACCCCTCATCCTCTCGCCATCCCAGTACCACAACTACACTCAGCCCAAGGGCAACTTCATTCCTTATGCTAACGAGGAGCGGCATGAGTACCG CATTAGGCTGTCTCCCGatgccagccctcagcagctggtGAACACTTTCCATCTGCCCTCTGGTGTGGGGGCCACCTGCGTGCTCAAGACACCCTTTAACAACACACTGGACCAGCCCATGCAGACCCTCAACCTCAATAGCAATGAGTCCAAAATGCTGGCAGCCAAGTACTTTGATGCCATGTGCATCGACTCCTTCACCCAGGGCCTTCCGCTTTCCAACTTTGTGCCACCACCTCCATCCCCGGCTCCCTCTGACTACCCCATGTCAATGGATGAGGACCTGCTCCATGCCTGGAACTCCACAACCTTCTCCACTGTTAAAG GGACCGTGacctcagcccctgccctgccccgcaTCATCCATGAGCCCATCAAGTGCACATGCTCCATGCAGGGCACCGGCTTCTCCTGCCCTAGTGGCGTGGGGGGCCATCCCCCACAGATGAAGGTGGTGACAGGGGACATCCTGACAGACATCACAGGGCGCAACGTCTCTGAGTATCTGCTCTACACCTCAGACCGCTTCCGGCTGCACAG GTATGGGGCGCTCACGTTTGGAAACGTCCAGAAATCCATCCCGGCCTCCTTCGGAGCCAGGGCTCCGGCCACAGTGCGCAAGATTGCTGTGCGCAGAACAGCCCAG gTCTTCTACAACAACAAGGGCTACCACAGCATGCCCACTTACCTCAATGCCCTCAATAACGCCATCCTGAGAGCCAACCTGCCCAAGAGCAAGGGCAACCCTGCTGCCTATG GCATCACAGTCACCAATCACCCCATGAACAAAACGAGTGCCAGCCTGTCCCTGGATTACCT CCTGCAAGGCACAGATGTGGTGATTGCCATCTTCATCATTGTGGCCATGTCCTTCGTCCCAGCCAGCTTTGTGGTATTTCTGGTGGCTGAAAAGGCCACCAAGGCCAAACACCTGCAGTTTGTGAGCGGCTGTGACCCTGTCATCTACTGGTTGGCCAACTACATGTGGGACATG CTAAACTACCTGGTGCCAGCCACGTGCTGCATCATCATCCTGTTCGTGTTTGACCTCCCAGCATATACCTCTCCCACCAACTTCCCTGCTGtcctctccctcttcctgcTCTATGG CTGGTCCATCACCCCTATCATGTACCCGGCCTCCTTCTGGTTTGAGGTGCCCAGCTCTGCTTACGTCTTCCTCATTGTCATCAACCTCTTCATTGGCATCACAGCCACTGTTGCCAcgttcctgctgcagctctttgaGCACGACAAG GACCTGAAGGTGGTGAACAGCTACCTGAAGAGCTGCTTCCTTGTGTTCCCTAACTACAACCTTGGCCACGGCCTGATGGAGATGGCCTACAATGAATACATCAATGAGTACTATGCCAAAATTG GGCAGTTTGATAAAATGAAATCACCCTTTGAATGGGACATCGTGACACGGGGGCTTGTTGCCATGACAATTGAAGGCTTTGTTGGCTTCTTCATCACCATCATGTGCCAGTACAATTTCTTCCGGAAGCCCCA GTGCCTGCCTGTCTCCACCAAACCCATTGAGGATGACATTGATGTGGCCAATGAGAGGCATCGGGTCCTGCGTGGTGACGCTGACAATGACATGCTAAAGATCGAGAACCTGACGAAG gTGTACAAGTCCCGCAAGATTGGGCGCATCCTGGCTGTGGACCGGCTGTGTGTGGGTGTGCGCCCGGGGGAGTGCTTTGGGCTGCTGGGCGTCAACGGTGCGGGCAAGACCACAACATTCAAGATGCTGACAGGGGATGAAAGCACCACAGGTGGAGAGGCCTTCATTAATGGACACAG CATCCTGAAGGAGCTCCTGCAGGTCCAGCAGAGCTTGGGCTACTGCCCCCAGTTTGATGCGCTCTTTGATGAGCTGACGGcccaggagcacctggagctgtACACCCGCCTGCGTGGCATCCCCTGGAAGGATGAGGAGCGG GTGGTCAAGTGGGCACTGAAGAAGCTGGAGTTGACCAAGTATGCAGACAAGCCTGCCAGCACCTACAGTGGGGGGAACAAGAGGAAGCTATCCACAGCCATCGCACTCATTGGATACCCAGCCTTCATCTTCCTG